AAGGAAATGGGAAACACTGGtacattttttgttaaatcaacTCTCTTTCGGTCCTCAGGCCTCTCTGTAACCTCCAAGTGATCCATGTCCCCCTTAGTTCCGAATTCTGAAGGTGGGTCGCCGTCCGTCACAGACAAGTACCTCCGTGCTTGGTCGGGATCCTTAACAAAGCCCTTGGTGTGCGTAACACCATCTGGAAGCACATACGTGCACCTCAACAAGTTTTCCTTCCCAGACTTCCTACACAGAACGAAATTTCAACTACTCCGAGCCACCGCAAATGTTTCACGGCAAATCAAAAAAACATACGAACCTGGCCATGTGGAGGTCACGCGCGACGTCGAGGGAGACGGAGCAGAGCTTCTCTTTGACGTCGTCCATCAGGAAGGTCTCGTCCATGACGTTGACGGCGCGATAGGAGACGAGCTCCTTGAGGTAGTTGGTTAGGGCCTTGCCGCCGAGGTCAATGCGCTTGACGGCGTAGTTGAGCGTGAAGTTCTGGAACACGGGGGCGGCGTGGGTGAAGGAGAACCCGCAGTCCACCACCAGGCTGCACTGGGCGGCCCGGGAGCCGACATGGGGGCGGCGGCTCGCCTCGTAGAGATGGGCGAGGGAAGGCGAGTCGGCGACGTAGAGGGCTTTGAAGTTGAAATCCTCGAAGACGAGCTCGTCGGTGGCGCGTTGGACGGAGGGGAGGGCGAAGAGGGGCTCGGTCAGTAATAGGGAGGACTGGGAGGGGTTGACGTGGAGGAGGGAGGAGAAGAGGTGAGCCCAGATTTCTCGCTGGAGGTCCGGGTTGATGAGGTAGCCGCGGTCGAGGGGGCGGCGGACGGCGGCGGAGGTGAAGTCGAAGGAGTCGTCGTGGGAGGAGGAAGTGGAGGGGGGAACGAGCCATTTCTTGGAGGAGACGGGGCGGAGGAGGCAGTTGGGGAGGACGGCGGTGGGGTCACGCTCGCCGCCCAGGCCGGCCTTGATGAGGCCCCCTCCGTTGTCCAGGACCACCACAGGGTTCCACATGGCCTGACGAGGGAGAGGGATTTTGGGATGAAATgggtttgcttttttctttctttttcggtCGAACGAGAAAGGTTTACGttacttaccaaaaataaataaataagaaaataagaaagagaggaGTTTATATTTTGTTGAGAATGATTTTGTTCAGATTAGCCTTCGGGTCAATACCCACCtaaaaaattgagaaacaaCAGAACTTTTGGGAAAGTCTCATCCCATCTCAAGAGACAGGTACTAAGCAGCAAAGATAGCAAGACTCTCGGGATAGTCCAATCCGAAAAGGTAGACATCGAGCAGATATTCCTGAGAATATAAGGAAAGAGGTATGATCAGATTGGGTCCTGGGAATACAGACATCCCGAGACCGAGATTCGAGTTAGCCAGCCAAGGCCTGAGACAGGCCAGTCTCGGAAAATCAGGCATCAACcatgttagtttattggctacattatgttgacaTAATCACTACCATATTAAGGTACTACTGAAACAAGAAAGACGTAATTCAAAGAATTTTTCCGAGTTAATTTAGAATATTTTCTCCAATATGGAAAAtgcttaatatgacaagttcagtgtcacaaATATCAAGAAAGGCGATTTTCATTGTGACCATCCGGATGGCCAAAGGAAGCATCCGAACACCCATCAATGTTCGAAGAAGTGTTCAAACACCTCAGCAAACACCAATCAAAGAGAGCATATGTTCGCACAGATGTCCGGACAACCCAGCTGACATCAACTCCCAAGAGCACCTGTTCGCACAGGTGTCCGGACAACAAACTGAAGGCTATGAAcagtgaagacagcatgcaaccatccgaatgCTAAGGCTACGTCGTCTGAATACGCTACTAAAGACTTCTAAAGAaaagcgtgttatttgaagtcGGTTGTTGCTTGACGTCTGGACGTCCTCTGTCCTagtctggacgccgcctagtGAAATTCGAGTTTGTGTCAAATTAGGTTTTCCAAAGTCTATTTACTTCTAGGCTAccattttgtaagaattcggtactgaattcaTTGTGttaagagatggtgtttaggcagagattgtgaAATCAAttaactctcttagagttttattcatgtgatttgatcaacccattgaaatctagtttagggaggagccctaagttaaaAGAGTCCATTAAAGACCCTTTTAGACAAGAGGTCTAGTTGGGGAGCGTTcatgtataggtacgtgtcaaaattagaggtacgactactgcatcaggtTATGTGAATATTACTGccttataactagctttgtcttttaaatagtgagtttcttaggtttggctgccccagagcgGTTTTTCTCTTAgataagagttttcacttcgtcaccaaaatatCTCTCTTATTTACTTTTCcacatttatattttggtgaattgttgatcacacacacacacttaaattagggttcaattattatttttcaaaccgCATCCTAGATATTCTAGATGTGAATCCCACGAACTAAGGTAGACATTATAACTCAGAGATCATGCCCAGCCCCTGAAAATTCGGGATTGAAGATAATTTTCGGATATTCAAGAAGAGATCTCGCTTGGAGGATAAGAATGAAAGAATCTCGAGAGATTTGGAGAGGAGATCGTGGATCCCGAAAAATTCGGGATCCTCAGCACTCTCCAACCACATcaaaaagcctataaataggtccAAGctccaggtataaactaagactgaATTTGGGCAATTAAGCAGGTTTTTTCTCTCataaactgacttaggcatcgaagcGAGATCCTCGAAAAGGTCTCTTagtgtttgttattttgcaaaTATCTTGAAAAGCTTAAGGAACGTATTATGTTTACgtcataccgaaaactgtagtAACATATTTGATTCTATAATTCTATAAATTTTATTCGATATTCATTCAACAATGGTTGATTCattgaatttatttaatttaataacaaTTAATTCAAAGGTTTGCTCTTAGCTAAGAATGAAAACCCCAACAAAAACTCCATTTTCAAATAGGCATTGAAATTTTGGATgcatattttaaaagttatatatcAATTGGTCTCTTTGGGTCATATTCACAACCACCATCACAATAAAATAACCAAGAAATGGTGACAAAGTGATGTTCTTGAAAACTCATTCAAATATGCAAAGAAAGCATGTAACACCACCCATTCCATgccaattttttcaaattcaacacgtAAAACTTCGTCACCCTAAAAAAAATCGTGTGAGGCTTAGAAAACtgtatatatatgcatacaaaCTACAAAAGGGCTCTGATCAAAACCGAAAGGAgcaagtcatatatatatatatgcttactGCCAAAAAGCCTTTAGATATCTCGAGCTCAGTTAGTCAAGTAAACGTATCAACCTCACCTAACACCTCCTAATGGATCTTTAAGTTTTTTACATCCCTTACATGCAATTtttaataatgtatatatagaCTTTTTTTTGCTCTCTAACTAACGAGTTAGTGATTTATTGTCCCATCAATAGTTGAAGACCGTGTCCGAAGCCCCTTTAAAGATCGAGACTTGACATCAGTCTTCTTATCATTTAGTCGCACAATCAGGCTATCGATCACTAATCACAACAGAATAATGGAATAACCCTTAATTCCATCTCCCACGTTTGCCGACTGCGTTCGCCATAATGGGGATCGAAGCAATTCAAACCACCCTTCCTTGAGCCTCCAAATGCTAAGGAAAGTATACGTTTCATCAGTCCAAGTAGACCTCGAGCCCACACAAATCCTTACACACAAGGTATGGGAATCTCTCTTTTTGTCGACAAGTGGCATCTAGTCACATCAAAGGCTGCATCATgtttccaatttcaaaatttgtagGATGGAGGAATAAACTTCATTTGCAATATGAACAGTATATGAAAAGGAGGAACCGAGGTAAATAGAGAGATAAGAAAAATTTTCCACTTATATACTTCAAAAAACTAACATGCTAACTTACGCATCAGAGTGTCTTCGGCTCCAGCCAAGGATTCTTTGACGAGCTTCCTATTTCGTAGGAATAGAACCAACAATGTTCAATGAAGGTTCCATCTTAGCTCTATCATCTGGTAACTGTGGTGGTCACAGATCTTCATGGGAAAAGTGTCACAGAAATTGCACCAATAGATATATTCTTCATGCAAGCCGATTTTCAAGTAGATCGCCACAACCCAAATTTTCAAACTATCGACTTGCCTTGAGCCCACTGTTTTCTACCCAACACAACCCAAATGATCCGACCATAATTCAAATTGGAGTCTTTAATCGAGTCATTTTCAACAGCCTTATCGTCAGTTACAGGTTTcgtttttctcaaattttcaaaCTACTTCCTTCCTCCCCAACTCCTCACAATTAGCTCTAATGTTTTCGACCTCCTCACCGTAGTGGCAGAGCAACCCAATATGGGCTCAGGGAGCAAGTGGTGCCTCGTCTTGGTCAATCGATTCCACTCCAAGTGGCTAGGTTGCAATGGACGGTAGTGGCCCTCCGCCTGGGTTAAGTGGTTCCACTCCAAATGATTGTACCTCAGGTGGCAGCTCGTAGATTCGTGCCTCATTTCATGCAAGTTGGTTGTTCTTCTAGCGGTGATTGGTGTGGGAATGCCATTGTTTGTTGTGGTGGAGCTGTAACGTGGGAAAGTGAGTCAAGTGGTTTGATGGAGTTGTGGCTATGATAAGTGAGTGTTTTTGGTTGCAAGCAAGGGGTATAGTTTTCATTAACATATTCAGAGCCGCCCCATGCCAGGTGAAGCAAAGATTTTGTATAAAAGTAATGCTAAATACTACACTCTCATCTCACTAGATTGATGTGTCAATGCTCAtcaacccttaattttttattttttttaatttgttaataatgACTCATTCAATGGCTGATAGGCATTGCTAGACCAGTCTAATGGAATGGCGAGATAAATCTGATACCTTTGCTCCAGCCTATCTATATGATGTATATTACAAGAAGTGACCATCTTCCATTCTTCCATTGACAGAGGGCCAAGCTTAGATTTTTTGTTCCAATTGCTAACTCCAGGTCCCACCTATTAAAAGACTTCGATGAGATAGTCTGAATGAAAATATGGCCAAGGAAATAGAAAGGGACAGAAAAACATATGGCCTCATTAGGGGTGTAAGATGAGCCAGTTGTTCGTGAACTCAGCTCTGTTCGGTTCGGTTAAACTCAATTCGGTCtcggtttgaataataaatgagttgttcgtgaacacaataatatgttcgaatattaaatgagacatactCATATAAACTTGGTTCGACTCGGATAATCTTATATAAACtcatataacttcatttttacaaaaaaaaaaaattcgtattatttaattttgtaataagaacatcttaagtaaaaatgaataatcttcctaatatgatagatataacttgaattattgttgtgagtttaattttatagatttgtgtgtacatgagtgtgtttgtgagtatgtATTGTTATATGTGTGTGCCTGCACACATGTAATTTGTGCatgtgcataatgaatttatatacatacatataaactcgagattatattatttaagattcaagttaatttatttaatgaactcaaataataaaattttaacaattcttaattaattaatgattagtatggatttatgaaaatataagcaatcatggtatttactttatataaaaaatgaataagctAATTGAGCAGCTCGTGAAAAGATCGAGCTCAAttcgtgttcgaaataaaattaaacaagtcAAGCTTGAACAGAATATCTCGTTTGGTGATAAGTTCGAGCTCaactcgtgttcgaaataaaattaaatgaaccaagtttgaacattcaatactcaacTCAACTCGGATCGAATACAGCCCTTCATAGCCCGTATGGAAACTACATTGCAGAAAGAGAAACTAATAACAAACACTTTCATTATATTCTATATACTCTCTATTATTCCAAACCCCATATGTCTTTCACTCGCTTCGAAAGTAAGTACATAAATGAACACAGTGGCAAACAATGAAGAGCATAGAAAATCTTTCGAAACAGTGCAAGGAAGTAAAATAGTTATCCACATCATGGGAAGAACATGCCATTCATTACAAGAGCTATTTCAATAGGGTGCGTAGTAGTACCCTCCTGGCTGTGGCATCCCGTAAGGCATCATTGGTCGAGGGTTTAACggttaaactgaaaatgattttcgtcgatcattatttttgcccccaccaaacaccgaaaaatgctgaaaatattttctaaaaaacattttacgctgaaacaaacgaagcattaaactataaaataaataagtcaCTCATAACAGAGGTTGTTTAAGCCTCTAAGGTTCGTCAAGATATTTTATAAATCCTGTTTAAGTCTTTAAGGTTCGCCTAGATATTTTATAAGGGTTAATAAAAAGGTTAGTTAAGAGCATTTGTAGTGAACTCGTCTCTTTGACAACGCAATCAGTCCTTGAACCAACGCAATTTGGGGGTTGTGGACCAAGAAGGGGATGGCTTGCCAGAGATAGTCCAGTTTAGGACAGAAATCAGCGTCGAAAATGACTATGTACTCACAGTGTTTGACGCCATTGCTTGCGCTTGCTCACCGGAGATAGTTTGATTTGGTATGTTATGTTGATGCCCTTGGTGGGTTTGCTTGGTATGTTATGTTTATGCTGATACCAAATTCATGCGCAGACGATTTTGATTGGTGGGTTTGCTTCTGATTTGTATGATGGCAATACTATGATTGATATGTATGTGAAATGTGAGCTTTTGGATTGTGGGCGCAAAGTGTTTGACGAAATTGCTGAGAGGGATGTGGTTTCTCTTGCCCATCTTTGCCAATCTCTGATCCGTCGGAGGCTGCCACCGAAGAGTCGGGTTGGGTAATTCAATTTTGGTTGGTTGAAAAGTGGCtattttaaaactaataaaaaaatagtatttatttaaagtagagaatatttagaGAGTCTAGTATTTAGGGCTTTTGAAAAGTAGgaagctaaaataacaaaagtgaattttttagcCAAAATTCGCTTAAATTTTGACTAGTTCATTACAAATGCTCTAAGAATGTCAAAGTGAATTTCGTTTGGTGAatattccataattttatttatttttttcaaaaaaatcattttacttcttaaacttttattatttttgcaattttcctttcaaattaaaaactcttaattttctgtatcaaatttttaattttttgtactCTCATCTTTCCCGTTatgattttgggttaaatcaAATTGTTAAATGGTAAAATGACCATAATATCtttgtaaactttataaaattacaaaatgatcCTTAAATCacagtatttttttattttttattgtaaaaaaatgaaagtattttgaaaatttcttacttttccgttaagatttaaaggaaaatcctaacggaggtataagattgtaaattttttaaaatttgatacactaaatttagagtttttaagCTTTAGAAGATAAattgtaaaagtaataaaagtttaGGGAGTTAAGTgtaattttcataaattataattatagcatttctctttttcttaatttcttttttcttttttaactcaCCGTAACTGTAGTCTGTAACACTCTAACAGCCAGtttccgctctctctctctctctctgcgcccTGATTACTAACCCCCTTCTCCTCCCCGCCCCCCATTTCCCCTGACAGTGAAGTATGTGCCTGCCTTTTGGCAGGAGGctttttagtcttttatttatttatttaatattgagAGGGGAAGCTTAAGAGTGAAGCTTCTTAAGCTTCACGTCtcattatttttccattttaccCCAATGTAATGGAATAATACCGTCCTGCCAAAACACAAATGCACAGTATTCGAACTTTCTCAGCCCTAAAAAGTCTGCAACTCTTGTTTCATTGCGTTTGGGTAAAATGGGAAAGTGATGAGACGTCGgaatattaaaatcaaaaggCTAAAAAGCCTCCTGCCGAAAGGCATAGCTTTCGACCCATGGACTGTGCTTTACTGTCAGGAGAAATGGGGGGAGGGGAGGAGAAGGGAAAGGGGAAGGAGTTAGTAAACAGGgccaattctctctctctctctctcaagtctcaactgATTCTGCTGGCCGATTCGACTCAGCCAAGCGACCATGTTCTTCCTCCGAGTCCAAGTGGACAGCAAGCACCCTCTGGCATTGGAAATCACCAAGTTCAGGTCGACCACTAGTCCATCAAACCCTAACCCTGGCTCAAAATTCAGCCAACGCAGAGGCGTAGCGCACCTCTTCCGAAGTGCGTCTCTCTCGTCACTTCCAAACCCTAGCTCCCGATCCACGGTCCTCTTCGTCGTTTCCGTACCAAACTACCTCTCATTCGATGGTTTCATCCGCTTCTGCGGCGCCTGGATCGACACCGTCTCCGAGCTCCTTTTCATCAGGTACGCTCTTCCCCAATTACTCACAGTTCTGTTTTATAATTCAATTTGTGAATCTGAATTTCAATTCAATCCTAATTTCTGTGTTTGGTCACTGAGAAAAAATGATGAAGTGGAAACAATTTAAAGAATGAGTTTATTGGATACTGTACTCCAGGCCGATGAACCTGCAAAGGGGAGGATAACAAGGGCGGGTGACCTCACGGTGTGTGCCGACGGGAACACTCCCATGCTAAGTCAGGGTTTTTTTAGTGAGGAAGGGGAGGAAATTCATAGAGTTATTTGGGGAGAGAATAGTGCGTGGACTCTTCCCCTTTCTTTTATGGAGTGTTTCCACGGGATTGGGGGAGAGTTCAGGAATCACTGATTTGATTCTATGAACCCACTTCGTTAGGCAATTGCTCCCTTATATCGTCAGTTGGTTAAGGTACACCTGGCCCGACTATGGTCTTATGTAGACATTGTTGTCCTGGACTGGTATGCCCATTGCCTAGTCTTGATCGGCCTGACTTAACTGTAGTGTTGCTTGCAAGATGGCCTTATTAGGTTAACACTGGGTTTGGGGACCATTACCAAGGGATTATACTTGGGTACACaaaatttgattctttttttttttttgaattcttgaattttttcttAGGAGCGATGGGATGGAGAATCGGTACAGTGTCTTGATAAGGCTTGCCAACCAGTTAACAGCTGATGGATTTTATTGCAATTTTAATGGAAAGAAGTTCTCACCAGGCGAGGTAGATGATGAGCTTTGCTTGTATTATTGGTTTTGATTGCAAGCATTGTAGATTGGACTCATTGATATGTGTGttggttttttcatttttcatttttataatggttgattttttagGCTGAGGTATGCCATATTATGTTTATGATGTCTGTGGAGTACACGGAATCAGTGGAGATAGCCAGGACACCTCCCGCAGGGTGTACGGAGTTACCTACTTGCCCAGTGTGTCTTGGTGAGTTAcattttctgtttctgttctgttttggTTTGTATTAAAGAGTGCATATTGtgctacattttttttgtagaatGATGAGACTCTTGGGAATTGATGTTTGTATGGTTTCtttgaatttggtgtttgaattTTAGAGAGATTGGACCCAGACACTAGTGGAATACTGAGTACAATTTGTGACCATTCGTTTCAGTGTCCCTGCATTTCAAAAAGGACTAATTTGTCTTGCCAGGTGAGCTGATTCTCGATTCCATGAACATTTCCTCTTTGGTGTTATGTTCTAGGTTGGAgaacttaattaaataaagttATTGTTAACACAAGTTAGTTTTTGATGAGCATGTAGTTCCAACAATTTATTGTATCCGGTATCTTGACTTTGGGAATTCTCAAATGCTTTATGGATGTCAAGAAGGTGATGTTAGTACAAGGCAGGGTCATGTTGTTTCTTTGAGAATTCTCAAATTCTCAAATGCTATCATACAGCCTGAAAAAGTGTTGTTGCTTTGACGCCTTTCTGATCTggaatcttttctttttggccgTTTTGTGTTAATCTTGAAGCTCCAATATCCTTAGAGCCTTTTGAGGATCATGAAGCCCACAATTTGTCATCCCTGTCATGCTGTATTTTAGTTGGGATGCATACCCCATATAGATTTGACAAAAACAATCACAACTTTTTTGTGCAACTATAGTGGAATTAGGCTCAAAAGTATCATGTTTACTTCTGCTAAAATTACTGTTTggattaaaagaaaatgtattaTGCAAGTTCATGCTCATGATTTTAACTGGCATTATTTTATGGAAGTTAGGGTACAATACGGACATTTGCTTCAGCTTAAGGTGCATGCTACCTTGAGTTTTTTTTCCCCAGCTTATAGTGCATGCTATCTTGAGTTGATAGCCCTAGCATCTGCCTTATCTAGTGATGTCTTTAATCGTATTTCCAATAGAAGTGGCTGGATGCTGGGGTAACCATATTGAAAATGGTTTTCAATTTACTTTCAGGTCTGCCGATTCTGTCAGCAGCAAGATGAGAAACCAACTTGCTCTGTCTGTGGAACATTGGAGAACCTTTGGGTGTGCATGATATGTGGTTTTGTGGGATGTGGAAGGTAATAAACTAACTCTGGCTTCTTATTTAGGATATTTTCTTTCTGGTAGGGTTAGAATCGAAACCCTCTACGTTCATTGAACCATCTCAAGCTAATAGATGGCTTCAATGATCATGAAGGTTCTCGGAGGAGGTGTTAGATAGATTATTGGGTATTTTGTCTCTTTGAGTTATGGCGACGAGGCATGCCCTCTTAAACGAGTTTCATTCTGCTGGGGTATGCCTCTGTGCTTTTATACAGTTTCCTATTGGATATAATACTTACCTTATCCTcaccaaaaaaaagagaaaaaaaaaaaaacaagactcTAAAGTGATCAAGCACTAAAAcctaagttttattttatatttgactaCACTCTTTTGGTGTCTTCGTGATCATAGCTATcaatttttatctctttttttagATATACGGAAGGCCATGCCATGAGGCATTGGATGGATACGCAGCATTGCTACACTCTTGATATGCAAACACAAAAAATTTGGGATTATGTTGGTAGTGTTTATGTTCACCGACTGAGTCATTCCAAAGTTGATGGCGAGTTGGCAGAGACGAACTCTCATTGTATGTCATTTGAAGGCGATTGTGGTACTAGTGGATGTAGCGAGGATTCTGGAATAAGTGGGACCCTCTTTAGTAGCAAAGTTGATGCTGTATGATTCTCTTATTATAATTGCTTTCTAAAGTTACTTATGAATCTTTTTTCGGATTACACCCACTATCTCAAGTTTTAGATatgctaataatttattattactCGAATAGAGTATTTAGAACTGTGATGCTACGCTTGTACATGTCTGGTACAACTTGGGTGGTTGGACTGAGTTGGACCTTTCAATATGAAGTTCTAATATCCATAATATTTTGAGGCGATGGGTTATTTCATGTCTGGTACCATgaactttcttgttcttctccattgtgagattgCTTGTGCCTTATAGAATGGTATCTTCGGTCCTGCTAGGCTGTCTTGGATTATGCATAATTGAGTACTAGACTTGTttgcttggggggggggggcatttgtggagtttggagagaaagaaatgataaaagttTCAAAGGCCGCAAGAAGACAGTGGTGGAGCTtaagtcttttttcttcaacaCTCTTTACCTTTGGACAACTGCGTTTGTCTTTTCTAATTTgtttagttttcatgattttttttttttttttttttctcctcctagttaggtgtttctgtTGTATATTTCCTATATACTTGGGTTgcactttttgctttttaatgatatttcgattacttaaaaaaaaaaaaaaaaaagattccttttcctcttttcctcttttcctaTAGGCATGCACTAATCTTCAATTTACGTGCCTGACAACAGATTGTGGATGAGTACAACGGTCTTCTTGCAACTCAACTGGATAATCAAAGACAAGTTAACAAATTGATCCCTACTCCTTCCACCCTCCTCTCCCTATCCCATATCTTTTCCTCCTTCATTCTTTTTTCTCCCCAACCCTTGCTGGACGTGACTGGTGATATTCACTCATTAGTTTATAAATAGATCATGAAATTTCTacctgtttttcttttgttttctaggCTGAGCTCTTcttgttctatatatatttaacatctctctctctctctctctctctctctctctctccatatatatatatatatcatttgacATGATAGCTGTGGTGGAAATGCAGTTGAATGCCTATAATTTTATGTCTTTGCTGGGGATAGGGATGGGGAGCATAATTAGATGGCTTGGGACTACCTTTACTGTGTAGCCCATAGGCCCAATTGGActtcccccccaaaaaaatctCCGAAATACCCAAAcacacaatatatatttatatatatatatatatatatatatatatatatatatatatatatatatatatataaatccaaATATCACTGTCATACATTATGGAAGGGGATGTAATTGCTTGAACAGGTAGGAGTTTCTACTTGGGTTGATTTTGTCTGGGAAATTTCACAGGGATTCTTATTCTCCGTAGATGTATTTATGTTACTTATGTACTACCTTGGCCATGTGATGCTCTTATAGATTATATGCCCTCTTAACATGTCAAATTTTTCCTTTAAGAGttaatttgtttaatatttgttttgttCCAGTATTATGAATCTCTACTTGTGGAGACCAAAAGTAAAGTGGGAAGCTATATTTCAGAAGCAGTGGAGAAGGCTGTGACTTCCAAGATGCATGACATCCAAAATAAATTGGAAAAGTGTATCGAAGAAAAAAATGCTGTGGGAAATGTAAGTTTGAAGCTTAATACTAATCAAGTTTGGATATTAAAGAAAATGCTGTTGCATTTTGGTTATTTCTTCTCCGATTTTTGTGCTTATCCCTTGATTTTCTTGCTCATCTCTGCATCCCAAATCAAGGTATGTACTTCTCTACTTTGGATTTAAGCTTTGAATTTTCCTTGATTTAATTATTGAGTATTTGAAATTCTAGGGCAAAAGGTTGGGTTGTTGGGTATTttcaaaaccatttttttttatttttattttttttattgttcttggTTTGGTTCATCTTAGTTGTTTGCTGAGGTTGGAATATGTTCTATGTTTGTGCATGTTTATTTTTGGGGCACATTAGATTATCACAAGATAttgttatttctatttttactCATGCACCCCAAGTGTTCGACAAAATGCCTAAATgaatttttcttcaaagttTGGCATTTATTTTTATCCAAATTGCTTTATTACCCCGGCAGGAGATTAACAtatacttttataaaattacaattacttatcaaaaaaaaaaaaaaacatatacttTTATATGTTGTTTTGTCTGTTTttgggtatattttttttttaaaaaaaaaattttaattttttttttttttaggatatgTCTAACACTCACAAGAGGTCTAAGGTGGATGCAGTCGCAACCATCAATTCCAGGACTATAGTAATTGAGCATGGGGTCTTGAAGCCTGACATTCGAGTTGCTCCTTTTGATTTCATCTACCGGATTTTTAATGAGAATGGATGGCTAAGCATCTTTGATGCAGT
The Alnus glutinosa chromosome 14, dhAlnGlut1.1, whole genome shotgun sequence genome window above contains:
- the LOC133857885 gene encoding actin-related protein 6, which encodes MWNPVVVLDNGGGLIKAGLGGERDPTAVLPNCLLRPVSSKKWLVPPSTSSSHDDSFDFTSAAVRRPLDRGYLINPDLQREIWAHLFSSLLHVNPSQSSLLLTEPLFALPSVQRATDELVFEDFNFKALYVADSPSLAHLYEASRRPHVGSRAAQCSLVVDCGFSFTHAAPVFQNFTLNYAVKRIDLGGKALTNYLKELVSYRAVNVMDETFLMDDVKEKLCSVSLDVARDLHMARKSGKENLLRCTYVLPDGVTHTKGFVKDPDQARRYLSVTDGDPPSEFGTKGDMDHLEVTERPEDRKRVDLTKNEFELTNERFLVPEMLFRPLDLGMNQAGLAECIVRAVNSCHPHLHPVLYESIILTGGSTLFPRFAERLERELRPLVPDDYQVKITTQEDPILGVWRGGSLLVSSPDFEAMCVTKSEYEELGSARCRRRFFH